In Apostichopus japonicus isolate 1M-3 chromosome 3, ASM3797524v1, whole genome shotgun sequence, a single genomic region encodes these proteins:
- the LOC139965669 gene encoding mitochondrial basic amino acids transporter-like, translating into MAADFIAGLNGGVAGVLVGHPFDTVKIRLQTQDPVKPRYRGAIHCFGQIIRSESPLGLYKGMATPVITVACLASVLFGSHGFLLRRLDGEKLSSHFLAGSFAGAIQSLLACPIEISKIQVQLQGIGQRKDAGTKQKYAGSIDAFVKILRAEGVRGIYRGLGLTLIRDIPGFGIYFTVFEASCRTLSKDAPPGQEVGVGSLLLAGGVSGLVNWFSTYPNDVMKTRFQRGGGSERESYSSYREVYRRSYQQEGLRVFSKGLGVTLVRAFPTCAAIFATATLTKRLIRRENQNFEEVTPAANSPR; encoded by the exons ATGGCTGCTGACTTCATTGCTGGGCTTAATGGAG GTGTGGCAGGAGTCTTGGTTGGCCATCCTTTTGATACAGTGAAG ATTCGACTGCAGACACAAGATCCTGTCAAACCGAGGTACAGGGGAGCGATTCACTGCTTCGGCCAGATAATACGATCAGAATCG CCCCTTGGATTGTACAAAGGTATGGCTACCCCTGTCATCACCGTAGCCTGTCTGGCATCGGTCCTGTTTGGATCCCACGGATTCTTGCTGCGGAGACTAGACGGAGAGAAACTATCCAGCCACTTCCTTGCCGGTTCGTTCGCCGGAGCCATCCAGAGTCTGCTGGCTTGCCCAATTGAGATTTCGAAGATCCAAGTCCAGCTGCAGGGCATCGGCCAGAGGAAAGACGCCGGTACGAAGCAAAAATACGCTGGCTCCATCGACGCGTTCGTCAAGATTCTGAGGGCGGAGGGTGTCCGAGGTATCTACAGAGGATTGGGATTAACTCTGATTAGGGACATTCCTGGTTTTGGGATCTATTTCACTGTGTTTGAAGCCTCGTGTAGGACTCTGAGCAAAGATGCACCTCCGGGGCAAGAGGTGGGAGTGGGGAGCCTTCTACTGGCAGGTGGCGTGAGCGGACTGGTCAACTGGTTCTCCACGTATCCCAACGACGTGATGAAGACCAGGTTCCAGAGAGGAGGAGGCAGCGAGCGAGAGTCTTATTCCTCGTACCGCGAAGTCTACAGGAGATCGTATCAACAGGAAGGGTTACGGGTATTCAGTAAAGGACTGGGCGTCACGTTGGTGAGAGCCTTTCCCACCTGTGCAGCCATATTTGCCACTGCCACTCTGACCAAGCGTCTCATTCGGAGAGAGAACCAGAATTTTGAAGAAGTAACTCCTGCTGCTAATTCCCCTAGGTAA